The Fundidesulfovibrio putealis DSM 16056 region AAGGCGCTTCTTTGAGGCCCCGTCGGTAGGTCATGGTGACGTTGGAGGCCCCCATGCGTTGAGCAGTGTTTGCTGCGTCCACCGCCGAGTGGCCTGCTCCCACGACGACGACCCTTCTCCCGGAAATGGTCAAGTCCAGGGATTCCTCCACGGATTGTGAGCAGAGCCTCCGGGCGAGGAGCAAACTCAAGGCGGGAACCACACCCGGAAGATCGTCGCCCTGGATGTTCAGGCGATTTGCCCTCCACGCGCCTGTACACAACATTACGGCGTCGTGTTCGGCAATGCGCCCACCCAAGCTCTTCAGGGTAATCGCCTGGTCGTCTCCTGCATCCTGGCACAATGCCTCGTCACCGCAGACTTTGGTGGCCATTCGGAAGCGGACACCATATCGGTCTCGCAAGAGTGCCACTGCATTATCGATGCGCCCCGCAGGGAGGCGTTCCTCAGGTATGCCAAAAACCATGAGTCCGCCGGCCTTGGGCAGTTTGTCGAATACCTCCACCCTATAGCCCAAGCAGGCCAAGTATCCTGCGGCCGCAAGACCTGTCGGACCTGCTCCGATGATGGCGACCGACCGACCGTTTGCCCTGCCAGGGCCATTTTTGAGGAAGGCAAAGTTCATGGGTTCCATGGCGTGTGGCGCGCTCAAACCGTTGTTTGCCTGTCCCGTAAAACCATCGGGTGCGTCTCGGTGACGACCATATTCAAGAGCTGTTTGCGGCGTTTTTCGCGCTTGGCTAAAGCTCTCAAAACCTTTGCGGCCAGGGCGGAAGGTGTGAAGCCGAAGTGCTCCCACAAGACATCGCCTGGTGCGGATTCCCCGAACCCGGTCATGCCGCACACCAACCCGTCGCGGCCGACCAGACGCCACCAGTTGTCCTGAATTCCTGCTTCCACGGCCACAATCAAGCTCTCTTCAGGCAGCACATTGTTGCGATAGATTGAACTTTGCGTTTCAAAGACGTCCATACAGGGCATGGACACCACCCGTACGGTATGACGTGCTCGTTCGAGGAGTTCCGCAGTTTCCATGGCCAGTTGCACCTCGGAACCGCTGCCGATGATTACCACCGCTGGGATGCCTGAACAGTCGCGCAGGATGTAGCCGCCTCGAGCGATATCCTTGACCTGACGGCGGGTGCGGACTTGGGCCTTCAATGGCTGGCGAGAGAGGATGAGGCTGGTGGGGCCATTCCTACGGGTAACGGCTGTTTTCCAAGCTGTGGCGGTCTCCGTTGCGTCGCAGGGTCGCCACACAGACATGCCTGGAATCAGACGGAGGCTGGCGGTGTGTTCCACCGGCTGGTGGGTAGGGCCGTCTTCACCAACGCCGATGGAGTCATGGGTCAGCACGTGGATGACTTGTAACTCCATGAGGGCGGCCATGCGCATGGCGTTGCGTGCATAATCCGAAAACACCAGGAAGGTGCCTCCAAAGGGTATGAAGCCGCCGTGCAGGGCCATCCCGTTCATGATGGCAGCCATGCCGAATTCTCGTACGCCGTACGAGAGATAGTTACCGTCCAAGGATTCGTTCGTAAGGCGCACGCAGCCTTTCCAGTTCGTCAGATTGGAACTGGTCAGGTCAGCAGAACCACCAAACATCCCTGGTATTTGCGGGGCAAAGGCGTCCAAGGCGTTTTGAGATGCCTTGCGGGTAGCCAGATTCTTCCCCTCGTGCTGTTGGGTGAGAATATACTTGCTGGCATTAGCCTCGAAGGATTTGGGCAGGGTTCCCTCCATCCGGGCTTTGAACTCTGCCGCCAGGGTGGGGTGTTCGATGGTGTAGGCTGCGAAAGTTTCCTTCCAAGTCTGTTGAGCTGTGTTCCCCTGTTTACGAGCGTCCCAAGCCTGGCGAATTCCTTCGGGAACCTCGAAGGTGCCATGGGGCCAATCCAGCGCGGCTCTGGCGGCTTCGATTTCCTGTCTTCCCAAAGGCGCTCCGTGGCAGTCGTGGCTGCCGCAGACTGTTGGTGCGCCGAAGCCAATGACTGTCTTGCAGCACAGAAGGCTTGGTCTATCGCTTTCGGATTGAGCTTCACGCAGGGCATTGGCCACAGACTCGGCGTCATGGCCGTCCACTGCGCGCACTACGTGCCAGCCATAGGCCTCGAAGCGCGCGGGAACATCTTCGTTAAACCACCCGGCCACATGGCCATCGATGGAAATGCC contains the following coding sequences:
- a CDS encoding FAD-dependent oxidoreductase; this encodes MEPMNFAFLKNGPGRANGRSVAIIGAGPTGLAAAGYLACLGYRVEVFDKLPKAGGLMVFGIPEERLPAGRIDNAVALLRDRYGVRFRMATKVCGDEALCQDAGDDQAITLKSLGGRIAEHDAVMLCTGAWRANRLNIQGDDLPGVVPALSLLLARRLCSQSVEESLDLTISGRRVVVVGAGHSAVDAANTAQRMGASNVTMTYRRGLKEAPCGMAAIEDLVRNGVVVLEHLHPLRILGCDRVEQVEFVERGNKASWLLPVDVLVVAIGDKPNVPFEQTLNVTGLRREHDGKPALASTMTALEGVFVAGDALTGPTKIGRAVYSGLCVARILDRWLTSRTYAQAAQPSGGQA
- the tkt gene encoding transketolase codes for the protein MTDHRTLANAIRALSMDAVQQANSGHPGAPMGMADIAEVLWNDFLKHNPADPDWWDRDRFVLSNGHASMLLYSCLYLSGYDLNLEDLRNFRQMHAKTPGHPERGRTPGVETTTGPLGQGLANAVGMALAERTMAARYNQPGYDIVDHRTYALCGDGCLMEGISHEACSLAGTLGLGKLTVLWDDNGISIDGHVAGWFNEDVPARFEAYGWHVVRAVDGHDAESVANALREAQSESDRPSLLCCKTVIGFGAPTVCGSHDCHGAPLGRQEIEAARAALDWPHGTFEVPEGIRQAWDARKQGNTAQQTWKETFAAYTIEHPTLAAEFKARMEGTLPKSFEANASKYILTQQHEGKNLATRKASQNALDAFAPQIPGMFGGSADLTSSNLTNWKGCVRLTNESLDGNYLSYGVREFGMAAIMNGMALHGGFIPFGGTFLVFSDYARNAMRMAALMELQVIHVLTHDSIGVGEDGPTHQPVEHTASLRLIPGMSVWRPCDATETATAWKTAVTRRNGPTSLILSRQPLKAQVRTRRQVKDIARGGYILRDCSGIPAVVIIGSGSEVQLAMETAELLERARHTVRVVSMPCMDVFETQSSIYRNNVLPEESLIVAVEAGIQDNWWRLVGRDGLVCGMTGFGESAPGDVLWEHFGFTPSALAAKVLRALAKREKRRKQLLNMVVTETHPMVLRDRQTTV